The Echinicola jeungdonensis genome segment GTGGTGTTTATCCCCGTTTTCCTTAAAATATTCCTTCGGTGGGTTTGGATGGTATGAAGAGATAGGTTCAGGATTTTGGCCATTTCATTTGGACTTTGCCCATTGGCCAACATGCTGACAATTTGAGCTTCCCTTTTGGTCAACAATTTTGTCAGGGTATCATCTTGTGTTTCAGCATTATCAGGATCAAATATTCCAGGTTCAGGGTCAATATTGTAATAGGATTGTTTCCCATTTAAACTTAAAAATGATAATTTATCATTTTTGGTCAAACCCAAATGAGTGATATCAGTATGAACACTTAAAACATGCTCAATCTTTCCCTTTTCCGACACAGAAAGCGCATTGATTTGCAATAACATGGTACGGATTTGACCCTTTTTGTTTTTGATTTTATAAAAATACATGATCTTGTAAAAGGGCAAATCTTCTGGTTTTACAAAATTTTCAAAAAAGTCCTGCAATACCATTTCCTTCTTTTTGACCATTTCCATTTCCTCAGGCAAAATAGAGCCCAGCAACTTTTGTATGGAGGCCTCCTCGGGTTTAACTCCCAAAAATTCCTCTACATTGGGATGAACATAGTCCAATTCAAAATTATGCATGTTCATTATGAAATAGAAGAAGGAACCTGGTGTGAATAATGCAGCTATATGTTTTAACTGGTCAATGGCCTGATAGGGTTTATAATTATCAACTCGGTCCACATACCCCTCTTTCCATTGATTGAGCAGTTTTTCTATACTATTTTCCATTGATTGGCGAATTTATTGCTGTAATTGAACCTGCAAATATACCAATTTCAGAAAATAATCACCTGAAACTTAGCCAGATTGATTCAGAAATTTCAGGAAAAATCATTTATCCTCAATAAATGGCAGTTGGCTAACATCTAATGTCAACTTATTGATATTGTGATTTTTGGGTGATTTATTTCTAAATTACAATTCCGCAACTGCAGTACTTAATATTGGTTTTTATTTAGATTTTATGACAAGTATTTTTTACATATTTTAAAATGACTTACATCATTGATTTTAAAATTGTTTATCGCTAAGCCTGCTTAAGAACTCAGGATAACCCATGTTATCCATTTCTTCAAGTTGGCTTTCTCCTAAGATTTCCTGGACCAAACTGGTATCCAAATTCAAATCCTTTTCTCCAAACCATTCCAAACCGAAGGTAAACCAGGTTTTTCTAAAAACCTGGATCCGCGTATATTCCACCTGGCATCCAAATGGAGGAAATTGATCCATAGGAACCAATTGACAATGGCCATCTTGACCCTTTACCACTTTCATTCCCATTCTTGTTTTATGTACTGGGATCCAATTGTATTTTTTGTCCTGAATAATGGCTTTGGTTAATGGGTCATTGTTTACCGCATTAAAGCTCCACTTGACCCAGTCCTCAAAATATCCCAATGCTTTGGAAGTAAGCTTTCCTTTTTCCCTTTCCCCTAGGCGATGCTTGATTTCAATATTTCCTTCCCTCAATTTTACATTAATATCATGCTTATCAGGTAAAGGCAGGTAAAAATCAGTTCTGGAGGAAACTCCCTCCAAGGTGAGCCCCTGGGAAGAAAACCATTGGACGATTTCAGGATGTTTTTCTTTACTAAACCACCTTATTTCTTTGCTCCTAAACATAATCCAATTAGCTTATATTTTCAATCAACTAATTTACAATTTACCGGTATAAATCCGTATTAAAATCTTCTTTTTACCTCTATTGACTTTGTTTTTTTGCATTTTTGGGCTTCCTCATAAGGTTGGAGAATAATAAAAGTACCTGATAAAAGTCAATTTGATTGGAAGGAATTGGAAATATCATTTTGCAAGTTAAAATCAAAGGATATAGATAGGAAGGTCTGTTATAAGCTGCTGATTTCCCTAACCTCTATGGAAGTTCCTTTTCCTTCCAATACGGGGCAGCCTTTGGTAAGCTTAATGGCCTCATCATAGGACACTGCATGCACCAATATATAGCCCAACAAACAAACGTCTCCTTGCATATAAGGACCGGCATTAATTCCTCCCTGACCTTCCACAACCATTCCATCCAGGGTTAAATGGTTACCGCCCTCAGCTAATTTACCTTCCTTAGCCAAAGCACTGGTCCAATTCATCCATCGTATATTTCTGGTTTTAATTTCCTTATCCGTAACGGAAGTAACTGCTTCTTTTTTGGCCCGAATAAAAAAAACGTAAGTATTCATGTTTACCTTTTAAATACAAAAAATCAGTTCAACCAATTTTTTTTTAAGCTATAATTGGCCATCCAAACCATAAATATGGCCACAAGAATAATCAAAACCGGCATTACCACTGCAAGTGGTCCATACAAGTTAGGAGTTTTTGCGACAAAAAGACTATATGACATTTGAATTAAAACTGCTATCAAGGATACCCATAAAACAGGTTTAGACCATTTTTGCTTTAGCAACAATCCTATACACCCGAATACTCCACCAAAAACAGCAAAACCAAAGGCCAGAGTGGCCCAGGTAGGAAATGATTTATATATGCCTCTTTCCAGTTCAGTCATGCCAATCAAAGTGTCATCTGTGATATTTACATGCTGGATGAATGAACCCAGTCCCAATATATTCCAAATCAGCAAGAAAGTACTTACTGTCCAAAACCAAACAGGGATTTTCACATTTCTTGATTTCATGGCTTCTTTATTTAACGGGCATTAGATGTATTAATTTAAGGAAATTTACCTAATCTTCAGCTTACAAAATGATACAAACTCCCCCTTTATTTATCTCATTTACAATATATTACTGTTAATCTACTATTTCATTCATTAGACCTTAGTTTAAAGAGGAAATTTTTTTGGATTGGTATCGGCCAAAAAAGTCAAAGCTATCCTTATATTTATTACATTAAATTGAAAGTAAGTAATTAAAACCATAAAAGGGTGTTTTTACCCATTTATTTGGTATTAAAGTAAAATCCTTTTTAAAATAACGGAAAGAAAAATTTATTATGGAAAATAAGAAAGGAGCACCCCGTTTTCCCATGCCAATGAGAGGTCTCTTATTATTGGTAGGAATGTACACATTTGCCTGGGGTGCATTTTTCAAATGGTTTGGTGAACCACTATTGTCCTGGCTGGCAATACAAATTGAAACCCCCATTGCTACCAACACCAATGTTTTTGGATCTTTTGGCATGCTTATCGGTTTTTTGGTTTTCCTTAGTGCTTTTTACCCGATCAGCTGGCTGTATTTTATTTTGGCAGGAATAATTGGCAAATTAATATCCGGAGTTTGGTTTATTTTGGCTTATGGGGAACTGTTAGGGTTTAACAAAAGAACGCTTTTCCACCTTGGATTTAATGAATTCGCTGGAATGATCATATTATCAATAATTTTGATCCGGGCCCTGAAAGTCAAAAAATATTTAAAGACTCTTCCTGATTAGCAGGTCCATCAATCCAACAATAATATTAATAGAATGGTGATGATAATAATAGCACCAAGAGATAGGTAAACTCCTTTTTTTAAAGCCTTTGTTTCATTTTTTATATCTCTAAGTTCCTTTCTTAGCTCTTTCCTTTCAGCTTTATCCAGTTCTGAAAAATCCATCGCTTTGATTTCATTAATACGAAGGTTTATTTCTTCCAACCTTGCTTTTTCTTTCTCGGACAGTTCAATTTTTTCTTTCTTGTCCGTTTCTCCTTTGATTTCGGGTACAAAAGCGGTAAAACAAAACATTACCGCTAAGAAATAAGTAATTCTTT includes the following:
- a CDS encoding YciI family protein — encoded protein: MNTYVFFIRAKKEAVTSVTDKEIKTRNIRWMNWTSALAKEGKLAEGGNHLTLDGMVVEGQGGINAGPYMQGDVCLLGYILVHAVSYDEAIKLTKGCPVLEGKGTSIEVREISSL
- a CDS encoding LuxR C-terminal-related transcriptional regulator; this encodes MENSIEKLLNQWKEGYVDRVDNYKPYQAIDQLKHIAALFTPGSFFYFIMNMHNFELDYVHPNVEEFLGVKPEEASIQKLLGSILPEEMEMVKKKEMVLQDFFENFVKPEDLPFYKIMYFYKIKNKKGQIRTMLLQINALSVSEKGKIEHVLSVHTDITHLGLTKNDKLSFLSLNGKQSYYNIDPEPGIFDPDNAETQDDTLTKLLTKREAQIVSMLANGQSPNEMAKILNLSLHTIQTHRRNILRKTGINTTTELVAKCLLEGLI